From Chryseobacterium sp. IHB B 17019, one genomic window encodes:
- the paaC gene encoding 1,2-phenylacetyl-CoA epoxidase subunit PaaC, which produces MNPLYNYLLKLADDSFIMGQRLSAWCGEGPYLEEDIALTNIALDELGQANNFYVYASRVADNGKSEDDLAFLRYEHEYLNAHLTELPNEDYAQTILKVYTFSVYQKLMYEALSNSADEELSAIAQKSLKEVRYHYTHAASWMKIFAQGTEESKMRLEKAIENIWEYTKGLFAKVEGEDDLIALNITPNVDELYNQFISITEKDFADFGLEYPTDHFMQPKSRTGYHTEYFGFILCELQYMQRAYPGCTW; this is translated from the coding sequence ATGAACCCATTATATAATTATTTATTAAAACTAGCGGACGACAGTTTCATTATGGGACAGCGTTTGTCTGCGTGGTGCGGTGAAGGTCCTTATTTAGAGGAAGATATTGCATTGACAAACATCGCTTTGGATGAACTTGGACAGGCCAATAACTTCTATGTTTACGCCTCAAGAGTTGCCGATAACGGTAAAAGTGAAGATGATTTGGCATTTTTAAGATACGAACATGAATATCTGAATGCACATTTAACCGAGCTTCCGAATGAAGATTATGCACAGACGATTCTTAAAGTGTATACTTTCTCTGTCTATCAGAAATTAATGTATGAAGCATTGTCAAATTCTGCTGACGAAGAACTTTCTGCCATTGCTCAGAAATCTTTGAAAGAAGTGAGATATCATTACACTCACGCTGCTTCCTGGATGAAAATTTTCGCTCAGGGAACAGAAGAAAGTAAAATGCGTTTAGAAAAAGCCATCGAAAATATCTGGGAATATACAAAAGGTTTATTTGCAAAAGTGGAAGGGGAAGATGATTTAATTGCTTTAAATATCACTCCGAATGTGGATGAATTATACAACCAGTTTATCTCAATCACAGAAAAAGATTTCGCCGATTTTGGGTTGGAATATCCGACAGATCATTTCATGCAGCCAAAATCCAGAACAGGATATCACACAGAATATTTCGGATTTATCCTTTGTGAATTGCAATATATGCAGAGAGCGTATCCGGGGTGCACATGGTAG
- the paaB gene encoding 1,2-phenylacetyl-CoA epoxidase subunit PaaB — protein sequence MSQLDMWEVFIQTKPGLSHKHVGIVQAPTAEMALQNARDVYTRRKEGTSVWVVPSKYIVTSEGVDKEAFFDPADDKLYRHPTFYDIPNDVKNM from the coding sequence ATGAGTCAATTAGATATGTGGGAAGTGTTTATTCAGACTAAACCGGGATTATCTCACAAACACGTTGGAATTGTACAGGCGCCAACAGCAGAAATGGCTTTGCAGAACGCAAGAGACGTTTATACAAGAAGAAAGGAAGGAACTTCAGTTTGGGTGGTTCCAAGTAAATATATTGTGACTTCAGAAGGAGTGGATAAAGAAGCTTTCTTTGATCCTGCTGATGACAAATTGTACCGTCACCCGACGTTCTACGATATTCCTAACGATGTAAAAAATATGTAA
- the paaA gene encoding 1,2-phenylacetyl-CoA epoxidase subunit PaaA — protein sequence MDLEKFVQYVHDENKVEPKDVMPDDYRKLLVRQISQHAHSEIVGMLPEANWISRAPSLRRKMALLAKVQDEAGHGLYLYSATETLGNGTIRADRDATYEDMLEGKAKYSSIFNYPTLSWADIGAIGWLVDGAAIMNQVMLMGNSYGPYSRAMVKICKEESFHQRQGYEILMALCRGTKQQKEMAQASLDRFWWPALMMFGPNDDSSPNSKISMNYRVKRESNDSLRQRFIDVTVPQAEFLGLTIPDKDLKWNEERQHYDFGELPWDEFMTILKGNGPCNKKRIETKRKAQRENSWVKEAAAAFAEKQQEATK from the coding sequence ATGGATTTAGAAAAATTTGTACAATACGTACACGACGAAAATAAAGTAGAACCAAAAGATGTAATGCCCGATGATTACAGAAAACTATTGGTTCGTCAGATTTCACAGCACGCACATTCTGAGATTGTCGGAATGTTGCCGGAAGCCAACTGGATCTCCAGAGCACCTTCATTGAGACGAAAAATGGCTCTTTTGGCCAAAGTTCAGGATGAAGCTGGTCACGGTTTATATTTATATTCTGCAACAGAAACTCTAGGAAACGGAACCATCAGAGCTGACAGAGACGCCACTTATGAAGATATGTTGGAAGGAAAAGCAAAATATTCAAGTATTTTCAACTATCCGACATTGAGTTGGGCGGATATCGGCGCAATCGGTTGGTTGGTTGATGGTGCAGCGATTATGAATCAGGTTATGTTGATGGGAAATTCTTATGGTCCTTATTCAAGAGCGATGGTGAAAATCTGTAAAGAAGAATCTTTTCACCAAAGACAGGGTTACGAGATTTTAATGGCACTTTGCCGTGGTACAAAACAGCAGAAAGAAATGGCTCAGGCTTCGTTAGATCGTTTCTGGTGGCCGGCTTTAATGATGTTTGGCCCAAATGATGACAGTTCGCCAAACTCAAAAATCTCTATGAATTACAGAGTAAAAAGAGAAAGTAACGACAGTCTTCGTCAGAGATTTATTGACGTTACTGTTCCTCAGGCGGAATTCTTGGGATTAACCATTCCTGATAAAGATTTAAAATGGAATGAGGAAAGACAGCATTACGATTTCGGAGAACTTCCCTGGGATGAATTCATGACAATTCTAAAAGGAAACGGACCTTGTAATAAGAAACGTATCGAAACGAAGAGAAAAGCTCAAAGAGAAAATTCATGGGTAAAAGAAGCGGCGGCTGCTTTTGCAGAGAAACAACAAGAAGCGACTAAGTAA
- a CDS encoding 2Fe-2S iron-sulfur cluster-binding protein, protein MNSFYKLKTVKVQKDTNDAVNVAVEIPEELKDKFRFKQGQYLNFRMMIDGNEERRSYSICNAPSEKSNTLEVLVKLLENGKVSGYFNEHLHMDEMLEVMPPMGGFNTTYHPTNVKTYIGLAAGSGISPVLSNIKESLYQEPNSNAYLFYSNRSMNHVMKKAEIDKLVETFNGRLKVVYLVSREQHEDPIFEGRISPEKLELLFERYAEIDVKEATYFICGPSEMIKGIADYLKKDKKVPAIQVLFEYFTAPDEENSEEMSDEFKAIANIESMVTVIIDDDEYSFHLNSKKESILDKALKDNLPVPFACKGGVCCTCKAEVLEGEVFMEKNYALTEDEVARGYVLTCQCHPTTNVVMLNYDV, encoded by the coding sequence ATGAATTCATTTTATAAATTAAAAACCGTAAAGGTTCAGAAAGATACTAACGATGCAGTGAATGTAGCCGTTGAAATTCCTGAGGAACTGAAGGATAAATTCAGGTTCAAGCAGGGGCAGTATCTTAATTTCCGAATGATGATCGACGGAAACGAAGAGAGACGTTCTTATTCTATCTGCAATGCTCCGAGTGAAAAAAGCAACACGCTAGAAGTATTGGTGAAGCTGCTGGAAAACGGAAAAGTTTCCGGTTATTTCAACGAACATCTTCACATGGATGAAATGCTTGAAGTAATGCCTCCAATGGGTGGTTTTAACACCACTTATCACCCAACTAATGTGAAAACTTACATCGGTCTGGCGGCAGGAAGCGGAATTTCTCCGGTATTGTCAAATATTAAAGAAAGCCTTTACCAAGAACCGAATTCAAACGCTTATCTGTTCTACAGCAACAGAAGCATGAATCATGTGATGAAAAAGGCAGAGATCGATAAATTGGTTGAAACTTTTAACGGAAGACTGAAAGTTGTTTATTTAGTAAGCCGCGAACAGCATGAAGATCCGATTTTTGAAGGAAGAATTTCTCCTGAAAAATTAGAGCTTTTATTTGAAAGATATGCTGAAATCGATGTTAAAGAAGCAACATATTTCATCTGCGGACCTTCGGAGATGATTAAAGGGATTGCAGATTATCTAAAGAAGGATAAAAAAGTACCTGCCATTCAGGTTTTATTTGAATATTTCACCGCTCCTGACGAAGAAAATTCTGAGGAAATGAGTGATGAATTCAAGGCAATTGCCAATATCGAAAGTATGGTGACAGTAATCATTGATGACGATGAATATTCGTTCCACCTTAATTCCAAAAAAGAGAGTATCTTAGATAAAGCATTGAAAGACAATCTTCCCGTACCTTTTGCGTGCAAAGGAGGAGTTTGTTGTACGTGTAAAGCCGAGGTTTTGGAAGGAGAAGTTTTCATGGAGAAAAACTACGCGCTTACCGAAGATGAAGTGGCCAGAGGTTACGTTCTAACGTGTCAATGTCACCCGACAACGAATGTGGTGATGCTTAATTATGATGTTTAA
- a CDS encoding phenylacetate--CoA ligase family protein yields MKFDVEYLSLNELRKLQSERLVNLVGYLKEKSDFYKGKFDELGISTGEIRSIEDISKLPITYKQDLRDNYPFGLFTVPKNELQRIHCSSGTTGKPTVVGYTKEDVDLFSEVVARSLNAAGAKPGMQLHNAYGYGIFTGGLGLHYGAEKLGMSVLPISGGMTTRQVDLIIDFKPEVICCSPSYALTIADEFAKRGISADEISLKYAVLGSEPWTEIIRHHIEEKLGVHATNIYGLSEIIGPGVSMEDFEEKGGAYIWEDHFYPEILDPITKQPVPFGEEGVLVITTLTKKAMPLLRYWTNDITSLYYDKNSKRTMVKMKPILGRADDMLIVRGVNVYPSQIEEAFSHVEGVVPNYYLTPIEKEQMCVALDIDLEIDDEFVKAKQIEINTDDYAIFVGNFGKSIENEIKKRVGITTKVKIHAQDSLPKCEGGKINRILKTK; encoded by the coding sequence ATGAAGTTTGATGTTGAATATCTAAGTCTTAATGAATTGAGAAAGCTCCAGTCCGAGAGACTGGTGAATTTGGTGGGTTATCTTAAGGAGAAGTCGGATTTTTATAAAGGAAAATTTGATGAATTAGGAATATCAACTGGAGAAATAAGGTCAATTGAAGATATTTCAAAACTACCGATTACGTACAAACAGGATTTAAGAGACAATTATCCGTTCGGATTATTTACTGTTCCGAAAAATGAACTGCAGAGAATTCACTGTTCAAGCGGAACAACAGGAAAACCAACGGTTGTAGGATATACGAAAGAAGACGTTGATTTATTCAGCGAAGTAGTAGCAAGATCATTGAATGCAGCAGGAGCAAAACCGGGAATGCAGTTACACAACGCTTATGGATACGGAATTTTCACAGGCGGACTTGGACTTCATTACGGAGCTGAAAAATTAGGAATGAGCGTTCTCCCGATTTCGGGCGGAATGACAACGAGACAGGTTGATTTAATTATAGATTTTAAGCCTGAAGTAATCTGCTGTTCACCTTCTTACGCTTTAACAATCGCTGATGAATTTGCGAAAAGAGGAATCTCGGCAGACGAAATCAGTTTAAAATATGCCGTTTTAGGCTCAGAACCTTGGACGGAGATTATCAGACATCATATTGAAGAAAAACTAGGCGTTCATGCAACCAATATTTATGGGTTAAGTGAAATTATCGGACCCGGAGTTTCGATGGAAGATTTTGAGGAAAAAGGTGGAGCTTACATTTGGGAAGATCATTTTTATCCTGAAATTTTAGATCCGATTACAAAACAACCGGTTCCTTTCGGGGAAGAAGGCGTTTTGGTGATTACGACTTTAACGAAAAAAGCAATGCCACTTTTACGGTATTGGACGAACGATATAACGAGTCTTTACTATGACAAAAACTCAAAAAGAACCATGGTTAAAATGAAACCGATTCTTGGAAGAGCCGATGATATGCTGATTGTAAGAGGGGTGAATGTGTATCCAAGTCAGATTGAAGAAGCATTTTCTCATGTGGAAGGAGTCGTTCCAAATTATTATTTAACACCGATTGAAAAAGAACAGATGTGTGTTGCGTTGGATATTGATCTGGAAATTGATGATGAGTTTGTAAAAGCCAAACAAATTGAAATAAATACCGACGATTATGCTATTTTTGTCGGAAACTTTGGAAAAAGTATAGAAAACGAAATAAAAAAACGGGTAGGAATCACCACGAAAGTGAAAATTCATGCTCAGGACAGTTTGCCTAAGTGCGAAGGTGGAAAAATTAATAGAATACTAAAAACAAAATGA
- a CDS encoding TetR/AcrR family transcriptional regulator, with translation MELKEKQRKILDVAVELFKEKGYIGSSVRDLATKLNIKAASLYAHIRSKEEILEWICFGIAQEFFDELQEVKNTDIPPREKLNLFIDKHLSIVLKNRDVTHIYSNEWKHLEERLPEFVELRKKYQQEVEELISEIYKAENWELRSPTFTTRFILHTLNNSYFWFKRNIESTTEITDEIRDKILYGLLGNQK, from the coding sequence ATGGAACTTAAAGAAAAACAAAGGAAAATATTAGACGTTGCTGTAGAACTTTTCAAGGAGAAAGGTTATATAGGAAGTTCTGTAAGAGATTTGGCGACAAAGCTTAATATTAAAGCAGCTTCATTATATGCACACATCCGTTCCAAGGAAGAAATTCTGGAATGGATATGCTTTGGTATTGCTCAGGAATTTTTTGATGAGCTTCAGGAGGTGAAAAACACTGATATTCCTCCAAGAGAAAAATTAAATTTATTTATTGATAAACATTTATCAATTGTTCTTAAAAACCGCGATGTTACTCATATTTATTCCAATGAATGGAAACATTTGGAGGAAAGGCTTCCCGAATTTGTAGAATTAAGAAAAAAATATCAACAGGAAGTTGAGGAATTGATTTCTGAAATTTATAAAGCCGAAAACTGGGAATTAAGATCACCGACTTTTACGACAAGATTTATTCTTCATACTTTAAATAATTCTTATTTCTGGTTCAAAAGAAATATTGAATCCACTACTGAAATTACTGATGAAATTAGGGATAAGATACTTTACGGACTTCTCGGAAATCAGAAGTAA